From Chloroflexota bacterium, the proteins below share one genomic window:
- a CDS encoding response regulator transcription factor: protein MIRVLVVDDHPVVRHGLMAMLGWEQDFEPVGDAADGQQAVNLIEQQQPDVVLLDLRLPQLSGIEVMRHTRSSAPNTRFLVLTTYDTDEYIGPALNAGAAGYLLKDASPEEVFRAIRSIYEGGAALQSGIAARVLKRLATEPAEDELSQRELDVLQLLVRGESNKAIALNLNISENTIKSHVSHIFSKLDVRSRAEAVAVALQRGLVK, encoded by the coding sequence ATGATTCGTGTTTTAGTTGTTGATGATCATCCAGTTGTGCGCCACGGCTTGATGGCGATGCTCGGCTGGGAACAGGATTTCGAGCCAGTTGGCGATGCTGCTGACGGTCAACAAGCAGTTAACTTGATCGAGCAACAACAACCTGATGTGGTGTTACTCGATTTGCGTTTGCCGCAACTGAGTGGCATCGAAGTGATGCGCCACACGCGGTCTAGCGCCCCCAATACCCGTTTTTTGGTGCTCACAACCTATGATACCGACGAGTATATTGGGCCAGCCTTGAACGCTGGGGCCGCCGGATATTTGCTCAAAGATGCGAGTCCTGAGGAAGTTTTTCGGGCGATTCGTTCAATTTATGAGGGTGGTGCAGCCCTGCAATCGGGTATTGCGGCGCGAGTGCTCAAACGACTGGCCACCGAGCCAGCTGAAGATGAGCTTTCGCAGCGTGAACTTGATGTGTTGCAATTACTGGTACGGGGCGAAAGCAACAAAGCCATTGCCCTCAATCTCAACATCTCCGAAAATACAATCAAATCGCATGTTAGCCACATTTTCAGCAAGCTCGATGTGCGCAGCAGGGCTGAGGCTGTAGCAGTGGCCCTGCAACGCGGCTTAGTTAAATAA
- a CDS encoding alkaline phosphatase family protein, giving the protein MHKTVVINVVGLTPALIGQYTPRLHAWQQKTAQASIKPIIPAVTCSMQATYLTGKMPSEHGIVGNGWYFRDECEIKFWRQSNKLVQAPKIWEAAKALDPSFTCANLFWWYNMYSSVDVAVTPRPMYPADGRKLPDIYSQPAELRDDLQRDLGQFPLFNFWGPNSSIASSRWIANSAKAVEQRYNPTLSLIYLPHLDYCFQQYGADIKRCTSQLAEIDQVVGDLLDFYEQRNARIVILSEYGITSVNRPVAINRLLRAAGLIAVRGELGRELLDAGVSKAFAVADHQIAHVYINDLSYLERLKALLEATPGIAKVLDAEGKREYGLDHERSGELVAIAEADAWFSYYYWLDDQRAPDFARAVDIHRKPGYDPAELFVDPHLRLPMAKIGLTLAKKKLGFRYVMDVIGLDPQVVRGSHGIISSDPAHAPLLLTNQPSLLPEAALHATDVYQILWRHLIEG; this is encoded by the coding sequence ATGCATAAAACCGTTGTGATTAATGTGGTTGGGCTGACTCCAGCCTTGATTGGCCAATACACGCCACGTTTACACGCATGGCAACAAAAAACGGCTCAAGCTTCGATCAAACCGATCATTCCAGCAGTAACCTGTAGCATGCAAGCAACCTATCTTACGGGCAAAATGCCTAGCGAGCATGGAATTGTTGGCAATGGCTGGTATTTTCGTGATGAATGTGAAATTAAATTTTGGCGGCAATCGAATAAATTAGTCCAAGCACCAAAAATTTGGGAAGCGGCCAAAGCGCTTGATCCTAGTTTTACTTGTGCTAATTTGTTCTGGTGGTACAACATGTATTCATCGGTTGATGTTGCGGTTACACCACGCCCGATGTACCCCGCCGATGGCCGTAAATTACCTGATATTTATAGTCAGCCAGCCGAATTACGCGATGATTTGCAACGTGATTTGGGCCAGTTTCCTTTATTTAATTTTTGGGGGCCAAATTCTTCAATTGCCTCATCACGCTGGATTGCCAACTCAGCCAAAGCCGTTGAGCAACGCTATAATCCAACGTTGAGTTTAATTTATCTACCGCACTTAGATTATTGTTTTCAGCAATATGGTGCAGATATTAAGCGTTGCACCAGTCAATTGGCTGAAATCGATCAAGTCGTTGGTGATTTGCTGGATTTTTATGAGCAACGTAATGCGCGGATCGTGATTTTATCGGAATATGGCATTACCAGCGTTAATCGACCTGTCGCAATTAATCGATTGTTGCGGGCAGCAGGCTTGATTGCAGTGCGCGGGGAGCTGGGCCGCGAATTACTGGATGCAGGTGTAAGCAAAGCCTTTGCGGTGGCCGATCATCAAATTGCTCATGTGTATATCAACGATTTAAGCTATTTGGAGCGGCTCAAAGCCTTGCTTGAGGCTACGCCTGGGATTGCCAAAGTGCTTGATGCCGAGGGCAAACGCGAGTATGGTTTAGATCATGAGCGTTCGGGCGAGTTGGTGGCGATTGCCGAGGCCGATGCATGGTTTAGCTACTATTACTGGCTCGATGATCAGCGTGCGCCGGATTTTGCGCGGGCGGTCGATATTCACCGCAAGCCTGGCTATGACCCAGCTGAACTCTTTGTTGACCCGCATTTGCGCTTGCCGATGGCCAAAATTGGCCTGACGTTGGCCAAGAAAAAGCTTGGATTCCGTTATGTGATGGATGTGATTGGGCTTGATCCGCAGGTAGTGCGTGGCTCGCATGGCATTATCAGCAGCGATCCGGCGCATGCGCCGCTATTGCTGACCAACCAACCAAGCCTGTTGCCTGAGGCGGCCTTGCATGCAACCGATGTCTATCAGATTTTGTGGCGACACTTGATCGAAGGATGA
- a CDS encoding UbiA family prenyltransferase — protein MNSNAKSGWLAYLELMRISNNPTVISNTLAGVALAGVSLGDWRVWLLALAFSLFYSAGMVFNDWCDYAIDQRERPERPLPSGRVSRNAALLLTIGLFGIGLACVALVSWQGLLWAGGLVGLIVLYDLWHKTNPISPILMAGTRILVYLSTIAALDAAFSWQVWLAVGLLFSYVMGFTFIAKSELRPQLKALWPAICVLLPIGYALITPDFSPILVSVALLSWSLHSMGLVYRQRQIGPAIGRLIAGISLFDALVCIVAGNLWACAFAIAAFGLTRLAQRSIQGT, from the coding sequence ATGAACTCAAACGCTAAATCTGGCTGGTTGGCCTATCTCGAACTGATGCGCATCTCCAATAATCCGACCGTGATCAGCAATACGCTTGCGGGCGTGGCTTTGGCGGGCGTGAGCCTTGGCGATTGGCGAGTGTGGCTGTTGGCCTTGGCCTTCAGTTTGTTTTATAGCGCTGGCATGGTTTTTAACGATTGGTGCGATTATGCGATTGACCAGCGCGAACGCCCAGAACGACCCTTGCCAAGCGGACGGGTGAGCCGCAACGCTGCGTTATTGTTGACAATCGGCTTATTCGGCATTGGCTTGGCTTGTGTGGCCTTAGTTAGTTGGCAAGGCCTGCTGTGGGCGGGTGGCTTGGTTGGGCTGATCGTGCTCTACGATCTGTGGCACAAAACCAACCCAATCAGCCCAATTTTGATGGCTGGCACGCGAATTTTAGTCTATCTCAGTACAATTGCCGCCTTGGATGCAGCGTTTTCGTGGCAGGTTTGGCTGGCGGTTGGCTTGTTGTTTAGCTATGTGATGGGCTTTACCTTTATTGCCAAATCGGAGTTACGTCCGCAATTGAAGGCGCTTTGGCCAGCGATTTGTGTGCTGTTGCCAATTGGCTATGCCCTGATTACCCCCGATTTTAGCCCAATTCTGGTGAGCGTAGCCTTGCTAAGTTGGTCATTGCACAGTATGGGTTTGGTCTATCGCCAGCGCCAAATTGGCCCAGCGATTGGCCGTCTGATTGCGGGCATTAGCTTGTTTGATGCCTTGGTGTGCATTGTGGCAGGCAATTTGTGGGCATGTGCATTTGCCATCGCCGCCTTTGGGCTGACCCGTTTGGCGCAGCGCTCGATTCAAGGAACTTAA
- the eboE gene encoding metabolite traffic protein EboE, translating to MQLNQAPQLDLTYCTNIHPANGWPAVLAGLQQHVLDLKQRLAPNQAFGIGLRLSGQESHELLDPSVLADFQAWLTEHNLYVFTLNGFPYHPFHQQPVKDQVHAPDWREPERVAYTLRLIEILAALLPNGMVGSISTSPLSYKPWFADLAAVPWELLNHHVLEVVAALVQLERQRGIVIQLAFEPEPDGLLETSSELIGYVEQLLDVGAVELATQLNCSLREAQNALRRHVGACLDTCHCAVAYEAPRQVIAAYQTAGISIAKVQLSSALQVLLGANRQAVAAALAPFSEAIYLHQVIQRNHDGSLLQYRDLPQALEKIDDPAACEWRIHFHVPIFTASFGLLNATQPALLESLQALNEQPYSQHLEIETYTWDVLPSQLKLDLTESIAREYAWVLHELKR from the coding sequence ATGCAGCTTAATCAAGCGCCCCAACTCGATTTAACCTATTGCACCAATATTCATCCAGCCAACGGCTGGCCAGCAGTTTTGGCTGGTTTGCAACAGCATGTGCTCGATCTCAAGCAGCGCCTCGCTCCCAACCAAGCCTTTGGAATTGGCCTGCGGCTTTCGGGGCAAGAAAGCCACGAATTGCTGGATCCAAGCGTGCTTGCTGATTTTCAAGCATGGTTAACTGAACATAATCTATATGTATTTACCTTGAATGGCTTTCCCTATCATCCCTTCCACCAACAACCAGTCAAGGATCAGGTGCATGCTCCCGATTGGCGTGAGCCTGAACGCGTGGCCTATACCTTGCGCCTGATCGAGATTTTGGCGGCACTATTGCCCAACGGCATGGTTGGCTCAATCTCGACCAGCCCTTTGAGCTATAAGCCATGGTTTGCCGATTTGGCCGCTGTGCCGTGGGAATTGCTGAATCACCATGTCTTAGAGGTGGTTGCTGCGTTGGTCCAGCTTGAGCGCCAACGTGGAATTGTGATTCAATTAGCCTTTGAGCCAGAGCCAGATGGTTTGCTCGAAACCAGCAGTGAATTAATCGGCTATGTTGAGCAATTGTTGGATGTTGGTGCTGTTGAATTAGCAACTCAACTCAATTGCTCGTTACGCGAAGCCCAAAATGCGCTTCGTCGTCATGTCGGAGCCTGTTTGGATACCTGTCATTGCGCCGTGGCCTACGAAGCGCCGCGCCAAGTGATCGCCGCTTATCAAACAGCAGGCATTAGCATCGCCAAAGTGCAACTCAGCTCGGCTTTGCAAGTGCTGCTTGGTGCTAATCGCCAAGCCGTGGCAGCCGCATTAGCACCATTTAGCGAAGCAATTTATTTGCACCAAGTGATTCAGCGCAACCACGATGGCTCGTTGCTGCAATATCGCGATTTGCCTCAAGCCTTGGAAAAGATCGATGATCCTGCGGCTTGCGAATGGCGGATTCATTTTCATGTGCCGATTTTTACTGCCAGTTTTGGCCTGCTCAACGCCACCCAACCAGCCTTGCTCGAAAGTTTGCAAGCCTTGAACGAGCAGCCCTACAGCCAGCATTTGGAGATTGAAACCTACACTTGGGATGTGCTACCAAGCCAATTAAAGCTCGATCTGACGGAATCGATCGCGCGGGAGTATGCGTGGGTGTTGCATGAACTCAAACGCTAA
- a CDS encoding TatD family hydrolase — protein MNYIDLHAHMVSRTTDDYHAMALTGCVAVTEPAFWAGYDRVSASAFADYFKHLTEFEPQRAAKYDIQHYTWLCLNPKEGEDRGLAREVLAIIPQFLDRPSVLGIGEIGLNRVTRNELATFIDHVELALEHNQLIHIHTPHLEDKYKGTKAIVETLASNSRIDPSRVMVDHVEEHTIRMVLEHGFWAGLTLYPMTKVSPGRAIDMLEIYGTERLCVASACDWGPSQPLAIPNCMFEMRRRGHSNQWIHEVVYNNPCRFLSQSPKFKFAPLEQPALVH, from the coding sequence ATCAATTACATCGATTTGCATGCGCATATGGTTTCGCGCACCACCGACGATTATCATGCCATGGCCTTGACTGGCTGTGTTGCGGTGACTGAGCCAGCATTTTGGGCAGGTTATGATCGGGTTTCTGCTAGCGCTTTTGCTGATTATTTTAAACATTTGACTGAGTTTGAGCCTCAACGCGCCGCTAAATATGACATTCAGCATTACACATGGCTCTGTTTAAACCCCAAAGAAGGCGAAGATCGTGGGTTGGCTCGCGAAGTTTTGGCAATTATTCCGCAATTTTTAGATCGACCAAGCGTGCTAGGCATTGGCGAAATTGGCCTCAACCGCGTGACCCGCAATGAACTTGCCACCTTTATTGATCATGTAGAATTAGCGCTTGAACACAACCAATTAATCCACATCCACACCCCGCACCTTGAAGATAAATATAAAGGCACTAAGGCGATTGTCGAAACCTTGGCTAGCAACAGCCGAATCGATCCCAGTCGTGTGATGGTTGACCATGTTGAGGAACATACGATTCGTATGGTGCTTGAGCATGGGTTTTGGGCGGGCTTGACGCTCTATCCGATGACCAAAGTTTCGCCAGGCCGCGCGATTGATATGCTCGAAATCTATGGCACTGAGCGTTTGTGTGTGGCTTCGGCCTGCGATTGGGGTCCAAGTCAGCCGCTGGCCATCCCCAATTGTATGTTTGAAATGCGCCGTCGTGGTCATTCCAACCAATGGATTCACGAGGTGGTCTATAACAATCCTTGCCGCTTCCTAAGCCAAAGCCCTAAATTTAAGTTTGCGCCGCTTGAGCAGCCTGCGCTTGTGCACTAG
- a CDS encoding 3-dehydroquinate synthase yields MVMRSIQQAFEVRYSYPVHCTHRLFGLDNPILHELFAPSVSLPKLWVVLDQAVAEHHPNLLTEIAAYAYASQAFRLVEPSLILAGGETIKRTTEPLQAVYDGINRYAIDRHSYLMAIGGGALIDMVGYAAATAHRGVRLIRVPTTVLAQNDAAVGVKNSINAFGKKNFLGTFAPPYAVLNDSHFLTTLSERDWRSGIAEAIKVALLKDSAFFATIERTAAALCQRDLAVMEDQVFRCAELHLAHIAGGDPFERGSARPLDFGHWAAHKLEHLSAYSLRHGEAVAIGIALDCTYSYLKGDLAEADWQRVLNCLTAVGFELYHPALNSQLEQPEHPQSLLSGLAEFREHLGGQLTITLIRGIGQPYDVHTIDLPMMQQTIRYLAERA; encoded by the coding sequence ATGGTTATGCGTTCGATCCAGCAAGCGTTTGAAGTACGCTATTCCTATCCGGTGCATTGTACGCACCGATTATTTGGCTTGGATAACCCAATTCTCCATGAATTATTTGCGCCAAGCGTTAGTCTACCGAAGCTTTGGGTTGTGCTTGATCAGGCGGTGGCTGAGCATCACCCGAATCTATTAACTGAAATTGCAGCCTATGCCTACGCCAGCCAAGCCTTTAGATTGGTTGAGCCAAGCCTAATTTTGGCTGGTGGCGAAACGATTAAGCGTACCACGGAGCCATTACAAGCAGTTTATGATGGAATTAATCGCTATGCGATCGATCGCCATTCGTATCTGATGGCAATTGGTGGCGGTGCGTTGATCGATATGGTTGGCTATGCAGCGGCGACGGCGCATCGTGGGGTTCGCTTAATTCGCGTGCCAACCACAGTTTTGGCCCAAAACGATGCAGCAGTTGGGGTTAAAAATAGCATCAATGCCTTTGGCAAAAAGAATTTCTTGGGCACATTTGCCCCGCCTTATGCTGTACTCAACGATAGCCATTTTCTCACGACGCTGAGCGAGCGCGATTGGCGTAGTGGCATCGCCGAGGCAATTAAGGTGGCTTTGCTCAAAGATTCTGCCTTTTTTGCCACGATTGAGCGGACTGCTGCGGCCCTGTGTCAGCGTGATTTAGCGGTAATGGAAGATCAGGTTTTTCGCTGTGCTGAGTTGCATCTGGCCCATATTGCTGGTGGCGACCCGTTTGAGCGTGGTTCGGCGCGGCCCTTGGATTTTGGCCATTGGGCGGCGCATAAACTTGAACACCTCAGCGCTTATAGCTTGCGCCATGGCGAGGCAGTAGCAATTGGCATCGCCTTGGATTGCACCTACAGCTACTTAAAAGGTGATTTAGCTGAGGCCGATTGGCAAAGGGTCTTAAATTGTTTAACTGCGGTTGGCTTCGAGTTGTATCATCCAGCCCTGAACAGCCAGCTTGAACAGCCCGAACATCCCCAAAGTTTGCTGAGCGGCTTGGCCGAATTTCGCGAGCACCTTGGTGGCCAATTAACCATCACCTTAATTCGCGGCATCGGCCAACCTTATGATGTTCACACGATTGATCTACCGATGATGCAACAAACGATTCGATATTTAGCCGAACGGGCTTAA
- a CDS encoding YggS family pyridoxal phosphate-dependent enzyme yields MPFDHARLLEQVAQIQQRISQAAQRSQRDPASVRLIAVTKTHPMLRINAVLAAGIHDLGENRVQEAEEKIALQTPDALAQTRWHLIGHLQRNKARRAAKLFSLIHSIDSVKLAEILNRIVDEEASVIPQPLPILLQVNVSGERSKDGFELAGGVHNPAWLNFVAEVRAIVQLPLIDLRGLMTIAPYSDDVEGVVRPCFRALREVRDQLEQRLDRPLPELSMGMSGDFEVAIEEGSTIVRVGTALFGAR; encoded by the coding sequence ATGCCGTTTGATCATGCCCGATTATTGGAACAAGTCGCCCAGATTCAGCAGCGAATCAGCCAAGCCGCCCAGCGTAGCCAACGTGATCCAGCTAGCGTGCGCTTGATTGCGGTCACCAAAACCCATCCCATGCTGCGAATCAATGCGGTCTTGGCGGCGGGCATTCACGATCTTGGTGAAAATCGGGTGCAAGAAGCCGAAGAAAAAATTGCCCTGCAAACGCCCGATGCATTGGCCCAAACCCGTTGGCATTTAATTGGTCATTTACAACGCAATAAGGCTCGCCGCGCTGCCAAGCTTTTTTCATTAATTCACTCGATCGATAGTGTCAAACTGGCCGAAATTCTCAACCGAATTGTTGATGAAGAAGCCAGCGTGATTCCGCAACCCTTACCAATTTTGCTGCAAGTCAATGTTTCGGGCGAACGCTCCAAAGATGGGTTTGAGCTAGCTGGGGGAGTGCATAACCCTGCATGGCTCAATTTTGTGGCCGAAGTTCGAGCAATTGTTCAATTGCCATTGATCGATTTACGCGGCTTGATGACGATTGCGCCCTATTCTGATGATGTCGAGGGTGTGGTGCGGCCATGCTTTCGAGCTTTGCGCGAGGTGCGCGACCAACTTGAGCAGCGGCTTGATCGCCCGTTGCCAGAGCTTTCGATGGGCATGAGCGGCGATTTTGAGGTTGCCATCGAAGAAGGCTCAACGATTGTGCGGGTGGGCACGGCGCTCTTTGGTGCTCGCTAA
- the pgeF gene encoding peptidoglycan editing factor PgeF produces MIEQIQRLLRYPELIHGISTRQGGVSIPPHATLNLGFSRPDDPAAVLANRRRFADRVGFRLDDAILAGQVHGTTVAVVGELQRGRGAIDRETTLPPADGLVTNQPGLVLWANFADCTPLLFFDPVAQAVGVAHAGWQGTVNNIVQAMITTMQAQFGSEPANILAAIGPAIGPCCYEVDQPVIGAVEQAFAAHSSQVLLRQLGKQRPHFDLWAANAHWLEQAGIQSANLIRMNMCTACHHDRFFSHRHERGATGRFAAVIGLREVHHAV; encoded by the coding sequence ATGATTGAGCAAATTCAACGCTTATTGCGTTATCCTGAGTTGATCCATGGTATTTCAACCCGCCAAGGTGGGGTGAGCATCCCACCGCATGCGACCCTCAACCTTGGTTTTTCGCGGCCCGATGACCCTGCCGCAGTTTTGGCGAATCGTCGGCGCTTTGCCGACCGAGTGGGCTTTCGTTTGGATGATGCCATTTTAGCAGGCCAAGTTCATGGCACAACTGTCGCCGTCGTTGGCGAGTTGCAGCGTGGGCGGGGTGCGATCGATCGTGAAACAACTCTGCCGCCTGCTGATGGCCTTGTGACCAATCAACCAGGGCTAGTGCTCTGGGCTAATTTTGCCGATTGCACCCCATTGCTATTTTTTGACCCGGTTGCTCAAGCGGTTGGGGTCGCTCATGCTGGTTGGCAAGGCACAGTTAATAACATTGTGCAGGCGATGATCACCACCATGCAAGCCCAGTTTGGCTCCGAGCCAGCCAATATTTTGGCAGCGATTGGCCCAGCGATCGGCCCATGCTGCTATGAAGTTGATCAGCCTGTGATCGGTGCGGTGGAGCAGGCTTTTGCCGCGCATTCGTCGCAGGTCTTGTTGCGCCAGCTTGGTAAGCAGCGACCGCATTTTGATTTATGGGCGGCTAATGCGCATTGGTTAGAGCAAGCAGGCATTCAATCAGCTAACCTTATTCGGATGAATATGTGTACTGCTTGTCATCATGATCGCTTCTTCTCGCATCGCCATGAACGAGGAGCCACTGGTCGATTCGCCGCTGTGATTGGTCTACGCGAGGTACACCATGCCGTTTGA
- a CDS encoding phasin family protein — MADEIEVSLNEIKDEASDRAVPFVDGVRKLMLAAVGAVAMTRDEMEQFVGRLVDRGEVAEREAKTLLNDVLSRRKREVEHVADEAESRVETRLEQVLNRMNIPSKRDIDELSDKIAQLSARVEELKKSRNA; from the coding sequence ATGGCTGATGAAATCGAAGTAAGCTTGAATGAAATCAAGGATGAAGCGAGCGATCGCGCTGTACCATTTGTCGATGGTGTGCGCAAGCTCATGTTGGCCGCTGTTGGCGCTGTTGCCATGACCCGCGACGAAATGGAACAATTTGTTGGTCGCTTGGTTGATCGTGGTGAAGTTGCCGAACGCGAAGCCAAAACCTTGTTGAATGATGTGCTTTCACGCCGCAAACGTGAAGTTGAACACGTGGCCGATGAAGCCGAATCACGGGTTGAAACTCGGCTCGAACAAGTGCTCAACCGCATGAATATTCCCTCAAAGCGCGATATCGACGAGTTGAGCGACAAAATTGCCCAACTTTCAGCTCGCGTCGAAGAATTGAAGAAAAGCCGCAACGCCTAA
- a CDS encoding phasin family protein — MTIIRQIADTTEKQVKSAQKVARRSWLAGLGVAGLAIDSGEKTFKKLIKRGEKVAAGVRGDLKDLNERLRREQKSLNEDVQDASQTVERGVSDVLEGLNIPSRKTLRVLDARIAQLNAQLRELGSDGSIAPVANYDSLTAEEIIVLMPTLSLDELFALEAYESNHAKRVTVQREIEQAIAKHLTVDGEIREPFAGYEALRAEEAIAKLEGLGIAELHHVKLFEASHAKRVTVQREVERRLEALRG; from the coding sequence ATGACGATCATTCGCCAAATTGCTGATACGACTGAAAAGCAAGTTAAAAGTGCCCAAAAAGTGGCTCGCCGCTCATGGCTGGCAGGCTTAGGGGTTGCTGGCTTGGCCATTGATAGTGGTGAAAAAACCTTCAAAAAATTAATCAAGCGTGGTGAAAAAGTTGCCGCCGGGGTTCGTGGCGATTTGAAAGATTTGAACGAACGTTTGCGCCGCGAACAAAAAAGCTTGAATGAAGATGTGCAAGATGCTAGCCAAACGGTTGAACGCGGGGTTAGTGATGTCTTGGAAGGCTTGAATATTCCTTCACGCAAGACCTTGCGCGTGCTCGATGCCCGCATTGCTCAACTTAACGCTCAATTGCGCGAGCTTGGCAGCGATGGCAGCATTGCGCCAGTTGCCAACTACGATAGCCTGACCGCTGAAGAAATTATTGTTTTGATGCCAACTTTGAGCCTCGATGAACTGTTTGCTTTGGAAGCCTACGAAAGCAACCATGCCAAACGAGTGACCGTTCAACGCGAAATCGAACAAGCAATTGCCAAACATCTGACGGTTGATGGTGAAATTCGCGAACCATTTGCTGGCTACGAAGCCTTACGCGCTGAAGAAGCCATTGCCAAGCTCGAAGGCTTGGGCATCGCCGAATTGCATCACGTCAAATTGTTCGAGGCCAGCCACGCCAAACGTGTGACTGTCCAACGCGAAGTTGAACGCCGACTCGAAGCGCTTCGCGGCTAA
- a CDS encoding cysteine desulfurase-like protein: MTVDLAPFRSHFPALTQTHAGKPLVFFDNPGGTQVPQQVIGQMTDYLRRSVANTHGAFITSQRTDAVIDECHAGLAALLGGEPDEIVLGANMTSLTFALSRSLAREWQAGDEIILTTLDHDANVTPWLLAAEERGVIVHFVDINPVDCTLLMSDFERYLSPRTKFVAVGWASNAFGTINDVQTIVKQAHAVGALCFVDAVQSVPHIPCDVKALDADFVACSAYKFFGPHVGVLWAKREHLERLVAYKVRPAPETLPSRWETGTQNFEGQAGINGALEYLGGLGVGYMERYDQQLGEIFGQRAVLLAAMHAIAEAEQSLGQYLIQALQTLKGVQLYGILEPERGRLRVPTVAFRKEGVTPQAIAKTLGNEGICVWDGHYYALRAVERLGLLDQGGMVRVGLAHYNTRTEIDRMVAVLESI; this comes from the coding sequence ATGACGGTCGATTTAGCGCCATTTCGTAGTCACTTTCCAGCGTTAACCCAGACTCACGCGGGGAAACCCTTAGTTTTTTTTGATAATCCTGGCGGAACCCAAGTGCCACAACAGGTGATTGGTCAGATGACCGATTATTTGCGGCGTTCGGTTGCCAATACCCATGGTGCGTTTATTACTAGTCAACGCACCGATGCCGTAATTGATGAATGTCATGCAGGTTTGGCGGCCTTGCTTGGCGGCGAGCCAGATGAAATTGTGCTGGGAGCCAACATGACTTCATTGACATTTGCACTCAGCCGTTCGCTAGCCCGCGAATGGCAAGCTGGCGATGAAATTATTCTGACCACGCTTGACCACGATGCCAACGTTACGCCATGGCTCTTGGCCGCCGAGGAGCGTGGGGTTATCGTGCACTTTGTGGATATTAATCCTGTTGACTGTACCCTGTTGATGAGTGATTTTGAGCGCTATCTTTCGCCGCGCACTAAATTCGTTGCGGTTGGTTGGGCCTCAAATGCCTTTGGCACAATTAATGATGTTCAAACGATTGTCAAACAAGCTCATGCCGTGGGAGCTTTGTGTTTTGTTGATGCAGTCCAGAGCGTGCCCCACATTCCATGCGATGTCAAAGCGCTTGATGCTGATTTTGTGGCATGTTCGGCCTATAAATTTTTTGGGCCACATGTTGGGGTGCTCTGGGCCAAACGTGAACATCTTGAGCGCTTAGTTGCCTATAAAGTGCGACCTGCCCCCGAAACCTTGCCCAGCCGCTGGGAAACTGGCACGCAAAATTTTGAGGGCCAAGCAGGCATCAACGGAGCCTTGGAATATCTCGGTGGCTTAGGCGTGGGCTATATGGAACGCTACGATCAACAACTTGGCGAGATATTTGGTCAACGGGCTGTCTTGTTGGCTGCGATGCATGCGATTGCCGAAGCCGAGCAGAGCCTTGGTCAATACTTGATTCAAGCCTTGCAAACGCTCAAAGGTGTGCAATTGTATGGCATTTTGGAGCCTGAGCGCGGCCGTTTGCGCGTGCCAACTGTGGCATTTCGTAAGGAGGGTGTTACGCCCCAAGCAATTGCCAAAACCCTGGGTAATGAAGGCATTTGTGTTTGGGATGGTCATTATTATGCGCTGCGAGCAGTCGAACGCTTAGGCTTGCTTGATCAAGGTGGTATGGTGCGGGTTGGTTTGGCCCATTACAACACACGTACTGAGATCGATCGCATGGTCGCTGTGCTTGAGTCAATCTAG